The following proteins are encoded in a genomic region of Sneathiella marina:
- a CDS encoding sensor histidine kinase, producing MTISKRISEHFGFGDFTINLFSLRFTDSDEERRHNRAELKKSLPVMRLALGAALPLYMAFAILDYYSVPEVFAEAMFLRFGIAAPILLISILLTFSSVASRYAQAIFAFCMFTCGAIILLLIALADPVGVSSYYAGIVFVMIYCCCIPPVRFLWATMNIVIFMIAYQFIVIYYNPLRGEVLIQTEFFFVCSALLSMFASYIQEFARRRDFVNMRLLEAERSRSVELADKAQAANHAKSEFLAIMSHELRTPLNAIIGFSEILEKEMFGPLGKDQYKEYSKDINVSGQHLLSIINDILDLSKAEAGKLVLQENPVSIVEIVNSTLRIVRDHAAERGVRLAFDVPPHDNMLTGDPRLLAQVFLNLFSNAVKFTHKGGSVTISFENEEDGGLWIYIQDTGIGIDPKDLDKVFAPFVQIESAMARNYEGTGLGLPLSKNIMELHSGSITLASSLGEGTTAIVKFPKERVIAPSLQDPQLQARG from the coding sequence ATGACAATCTCCAAGCGGATCTCCGAACATTTTGGTTTCGGTGATTTTACAATCAACCTTTTCTCGTTACGGTTTACGGACAGTGATGAAGAGAGGCGGCATAACAGGGCAGAGTTGAAGAAATCTCTCCCCGTCATGCGGCTTGCGTTGGGTGCCGCGCTTCCCCTCTATATGGCTTTCGCAATTCTAGATTATTACTCTGTTCCTGAAGTCTTTGCAGAAGCAATGTTTTTACGGTTCGGCATTGCTGCGCCGATCCTGCTCATTTCCATTCTTCTGACATTTAGCTCTGTCGCCAGTCGATATGCGCAGGCAATTTTTGCATTCTGCATGTTTACATGTGGAGCCATTATTCTCTTGCTGATCGCTTTGGCGGACCCTGTTGGCGTATCTAGTTACTATGCTGGTATTGTCTTCGTCATGATCTATTGTTGCTGTATTCCGCCGGTTCGGTTTCTCTGGGCGACTATGAATATCGTTATTTTCATGATCGCTTACCAGTTTATCGTAATTTACTATAATCCGTTACGGGGTGAAGTTCTGATACAGACAGAGTTTTTCTTCGTTTGCTCTGCCCTGTTGAGTATGTTTGCAAGTTACATTCAGGAGTTTGCTCGCCGCAGGGATTTCGTCAACATGCGGCTTTTGGAAGCTGAAAGATCTCGTTCTGTCGAGCTCGCAGACAAGGCGCAAGCGGCAAACCACGCAAAATCTGAGTTTTTGGCAATTATGTCTCACGAACTCCGGACACCACTAAATGCCATTATTGGGTTCTCAGAAATTCTTGAAAAGGAAATGTTCGGGCCACTTGGAAAAGATCAATATAAGGAATATTCAAAAGACATCAATGTAAGCGGGCAGCATCTTCTCAGTATCATCAATGACATATTGGATTTGTCGAAAGCTGAAGCAGGTAAGTTGGTTTTACAAGAAAATCCGGTGTCAATTGTTGAAATCGTAAATTCCACTCTTCGCATTGTCAGAGATCATGCGGCTGAGCGTGGTGTGCGTTTGGCTTTTGATGTGCCGCCGCATGACAACATGCTGACAGGCGATCCGCGGCTTCTTGCACAGGTATTTCTGAACCTGTTCTCCAATGCTGTAAAATTTACACATAAGGGCGGGTCCGTAACGATCAGTTTTGAGAATGAGGAGGATGGCGGTCTTTGGATTTATATCCAAGACACCGGAATTGGCATTGATCCGAAGGATCTGGATAAAGTATTTGCTCCGTTTGTTCAAATTGAAAGCGCCATGGCACGCAACTATGAAGGAACCGGGTTGGGGCTTCCACTGTCAAAAAATATTATGGAGCTTCATAGCGGGTCTATTACTTTGGCCAGCAGCCTTGGTGAAGGTACAACAGCAATTGTCAAGTTCCCCAAGGAACGTGTGATTGCTCCCAGTCTCCAAGACCCACAATTACAGGCGCGTGGATAA
- a CDS encoding PilZ domain-containing protein — protein MKHYEELTGGEGRRIFYRAERFDAKTLMSSISPVVDVQDKSFDLLDVSMSGISFVSPQSTSWLDELNKDVPLSLKLDSTEIFAGRGTIRRIEPLKSQQIVALEFTKGYLDIKKILRRHDEISLQKSIQAGMQDTTELVPGEYKQLISDAIFLLRSARTTLEEIEAELSPDMPRRDERIRDTVIDCEKIAFARWKEFYKQGNKIVCEIRHDPKIVNAVKRYTEATLMPELMAGKLWNRSYTKPLGYPGDFQVMNYFYNISLLGETAYEKFCHKLGYSSGEVISFRMTMVRQAIARLTALAAERGKSSFDVASLGCGPAQEVRNFLKADVLPLPVSFTLIDQDHEALTYAYENSFPEVARLNGQAKVNCLHTSFVQFLSAGKLVGKLGLQDLVYSVGLVDYLSARQANRFVTGLYGKLKPGGTIIVGNMRHSEDSLEWLLDYVTDWKLEYRTEDEMLAMADKIEPEAKREVLADVTGHCHLLLVTKPE, from the coding sequence ATGAAACATTACGAAGAGCTTACAGGTGGGGAAGGTAGACGTATTTTCTACCGAGCCGAGCGCTTTGATGCAAAAACTCTTATGAGCAGCATCTCACCTGTAGTAGACGTCCAAGATAAATCATTCGATTTGCTAGATGTTAGTATGAGTGGCATCAGTTTTGTAAGCCCACAAAGTACGTCTTGGCTAGATGAATTGAATAAAGACGTTCCTCTTAGCTTGAAGTTGGATTCCACCGAAATATTTGCGGGCCGTGGTACGATCCGACGCATTGAGCCGTTGAAAAGCCAGCAGATCGTAGCACTGGAATTCACGAAGGGTTATCTTGATATCAAGAAAATCCTGAGGCGTCACGACGAAATCTCTCTTCAAAAATCCATCCAAGCCGGTATGCAGGATACGACAGAGCTCGTTCCTGGCGAATATAAACAGCTCATTAGCGACGCCATCTTTTTACTAAGATCCGCTCGGACAACACTCGAAGAAATAGAAGCAGAACTGTCCCCCGATATGCCGCGTCGCGATGAACGAATTCGCGATACCGTAATTGATTGCGAGAAAATAGCGTTTGCGCGTTGGAAAGAATTTTATAAACAAGGCAATAAAATCGTGTGCGAGATCCGCCATGACCCAAAAATTGTCAATGCAGTCAAACGATATACCGAAGCAACCTTGATGCCTGAGCTAATGGCTGGGAAACTCTGGAATCGCTCCTACACCAAGCCACTGGGCTATCCTGGTGATTTTCAGGTTATGAACTATTTCTACAATATTTCGCTTCTCGGCGAGACTGCATATGAGAAATTCTGTCATAAACTCGGCTACTCGTCCGGAGAGGTTATTTCATTTCGGATGACGATGGTACGTCAAGCCATTGCCAGATTGACCGCTCTTGCGGCGGAAAGAGGCAAAAGTTCCTTTGATGTTGCAAGTCTCGGCTGTGGCCCAGCTCAGGAAGTGAGAAACTTTTTAAAAGCCGACGTCCTACCGCTCCCTGTGAGTTTTACGCTGATTGATCAGGATCACGAAGCACTGACATATGCCTACGAAAATTCATTCCCAGAAGTCGCTCGACTGAATGGACAGGCGAAAGTTAATTGTCTGCATACGTCGTTCGTGCAATTCCTTTCTGCAGGAAAACTTGTTGGAAAGCTGGGGTTACAAGATCTGGTGTATTCCGTAGGGCTGGTAGATTATCTTTCTGCACGACAGGCCAACCGGTTTGTCACCGGTCTATATGGAAAACTCAAGCCAGGCGGCACCATAATTGTCGGCAATATGCGACATTCAGAAGACAGTCTTGAATGGCTGTTGGATTATGTAACAGATTGGAAATTGGAATATCGCACCGAAGACGAAATGCTTGCGATGGCAGATAAAATAGAGCCTGAAGCAAAACGCGAAGTCCTCGCAGATGTTACTGGACATTGCCATCTTCTACTGGTCACTAAGCCTGAGTAG
- a CDS encoding RNA pyrophosphohydrolase, with protein sequence MTTANTASQLPYRPCAGMMVINKHNHVFVGRRIDMVSQYWQMPQGGIDPGEQPLDAALRELMEEIGTQQVELLHSLQEWIEYDLPEDLVGKVWKGKYRGQKQKWFLFRFLGENSDINIATKHAEFAEWKWSPPENLVSEIVPFKRDIYETIVTKFSPFF encoded by the coding sequence ATGACAACCGCCAACACCGCCTCTCAACTCCCGTATCGGCCCTGTGCTGGCATGATGGTGATTAACAAGCACAACCATGTTTTTGTTGGGCGACGGATTGATATGGTATCGCAATATTGGCAGATGCCTCAAGGCGGTATCGACCCGGGGGAACAGCCGCTTGATGCAGCGCTGCGGGAACTTATGGAAGAAATTGGTACTCAACAAGTTGAACTTCTACACAGCTTACAGGAGTGGATCGAATATGACCTTCCTGAAGACCTAGTCGGTAAAGTCTGGAAAGGAAAATACAGAGGTCAAAAACAAAAATGGTTTCTTTTTCGGTTTCTCGGAGAGAATTCGGACATCAATATTGCGACAAAACATGCTGAATTCGCTGAATGGAAATGGTCACCCCCGGAAAACCTTGTTTCCGAGATTGTCCCTTTCAAGCGTGACATTTATGAAACCATTGTCACCAAATTTTCACCGTTTTTCTAG
- a CDS encoding divergent polysaccharide deacetylase family protein has protein sequence MFVFSIALMLAVIGGSAWVYLNHEGEFSPKTISALAAIGTPLVLPDQVIPAAEKTASANQKEMQSAEDETDGTAQKPLASVATAKVTPTPATDPLEKVVDPGVLAAQPPEVTPADTAEVAAAKPAQKDTELVAILDPLPLEIPKTVERNPAIADGRGVTETVVEHPETISKNEAAIPAEEMREILNVEPAAGTPVVSETGTNNELPAVPAAEELVSVAIDEVVTAVETTDPAIITPTEAGPDIVVADIAPTDAVMLDTPENTVAPEYSSDLENTEEIVEASPDNEAKQLVPEIEGIKAETPEWLEEAPTLPIEGTVELALVLPPSQPSYTVMAPPVVDEVKPADLEPEAVSPPVEPVVLTLPITGKPLWQANAEPFEDSKNRPRIAIIISEMGISKAGTTAAIDQLPAAVTLAFNPYGQRLQSWIDKSRAKGHEVLLQLPMEPVGYPKTDPGPRALLTSLTPAENSERLNWSLNRFSGYAGLTNQMGSKFTASREHMEPVLAVLKEKDLLYVDSRTASNSVAAKIAKELSIPVALNNRFLDHRADSETLDARLAELENIALKSGSAIGIGYPYPATLERLAAWTASLENKGIVLAPVSALVNRQDIK, from the coding sequence TTGTTCGTTTTTTCCATAGCTCTAATGCTTGCCGTCATTGGCGGAAGCGCCTGGGTCTATCTAAATCATGAGGGCGAATTTTCGCCAAAAACGATCTCTGCGCTAGCGGCAATTGGCACTCCCCTAGTCCTTCCTGACCAGGTTATTCCCGCCGCCGAAAAGACAGCATCCGCCAATCAGAAAGAAATGCAGAGTGCAGAAGATGAGACTGATGGCACCGCTCAAAAGCCACTGGCCTCGGTAGCAACGGCAAAAGTTACGCCCACACCCGCTACTGACCCGCTTGAGAAAGTTGTAGATCCGGGGGTTTTGGCGGCCCAACCACCTGAAGTCACTCCCGCTGATACAGCCGAGGTAGCGGCAGCAAAACCCGCGCAGAAGGACACTGAATTAGTTGCCATTCTCGATCCATTACCCCTGGAAATACCGAAAACCGTCGAGCGCAACCCAGCAATAGCGGACGGGCGGGGAGTCACAGAAACCGTTGTCGAGCACCCCGAAACAATCAGCAAGAATGAAGCTGCTATCCCGGCAGAGGAAATGCGGGAAATATTAAATGTCGAGCCCGCCGCCGGCACGCCTGTCGTTTCCGAGACCGGTACCAATAATGAGCTGCCAGCTGTACCGGCGGCAGAGGAATTGGTTTCTGTGGCAATAGATGAGGTCGTTACAGCCGTAGAAACCACTGACCCAGCAATAATTACTCCAACTGAGGCAGGCCCGGATATTGTTGTTGCCGATATTGCTCCGACAGATGCTGTTATGCTGGATACACCGGAAAACACAGTTGCTCCAGAGTATTCTTCCGACCTCGAAAACACCGAAGAAATCGTGGAAGCTTCACCTGACAATGAGGCGAAACAGCTGGTTCCAGAAATAGAAGGAATTAAGGCGGAAACTCCCGAATGGCTTGAAGAGGCACCAACTCTTCCCATTGAGGGTACTGTTGAGCTGGCCCTGGTCCTGCCCCCTTCGCAGCCGTCCTATACAGTTATGGCGCCACCTGTCGTCGATGAAGTGAAACCAGCTGATCTCGAGCCAGAAGCTGTTTCTCCTCCTGTCGAACCCGTGGTTCTGACGCTACCAATTACAGGCAAACCGCTCTGGCAGGCTAATGCGGAACCGTTCGAGGATTCAAAAAACCGACCGCGGATCGCGATTATAATCAGCGAGATGGGCATCAGCAAAGCTGGTACGACAGCCGCAATTGATCAACTTCCCGCCGCAGTTACCCTGGCCTTCAATCCTTATGGCCAACGATTGCAGAGTTGGATCGATAAATCGCGAGCGAAGGGTCATGAGGTCCTGTTGCAGCTACCGATGGAACCTGTGGGCTATCCGAAAACCGACCCTGGCCCTCGCGCTTTGCTGACGAGCCTGACACCTGCTGAAAATTCGGAACGGCTCAATTGGAGCCTCAACCGATTTTCCGGCTATGCTGGTCTGACAAATCAAATGGGTTCAAAATTCACGGCTTCCCGGGAGCATATGGAACCTGTCCTAGCCGTCCTCAAAGAGAAAGATCTTCTCTATGTTGACAGTCGCACCGCCAGCAATAGTGTCGCGGCGAAAATCGCCAAAGAGCTTTCCATTCCCGTCGCGCTGAACAATCGATTTCTAGACCATCGGGCGGATTCTGAAACACTTGATGCGCGCCTAGCCGAGCTCGAAAATATCGCGCTGAAATCTGGTTCTGCCATCGGCATTGGATACCCCTATCCAGCCACTTTGGAACGCTTGGCAGCCTGGACAGCATCTCTGGAAAATAAGGGGATTGTATTGGCACCGGTTTCTGCGCTTGTAAATAGACAGGATATTAAATGA
- a CDS encoding S41 family peptidase, translating to MRHVVTGVLAVSVVILSIAIIATPDKRVEASSETYQQLNLFGDVFAKIREDYVEEVDDAELIEAAINGMLSSLDPHSSYLNPKNYDGMKVQTRGKFGGLGIEVTMENGLVKVVSPIDDTPASKAGIKAGDYITHLDGEAVMGLTLSEAVERMRGLVDTDLALTVRREGEKEPLEIVITRAIITVQSVRGRVEDEDILYVRVSSFTEQTDKGLRKAVQKLKDEAGGDFKGIVLDLRNNPGGLLDQAIAVSDAFLEKGEIVSTRGRDANDAQRYNAKSDDIAEGKPVIVLINGGSASASEIVAGALQDHGRAVILGTKSFGKGSVQTIVPLQGKGAMRMTTARYYTPSGTSIQAKGITPDIEVEQAKLEVLKQNGRRAEADLRNHLENGNEGDAKTDPAANANDAPAENLDYQLLRAKDLLKGVWLFATKDAKKG from the coding sequence ATGAGACATGTTGTAACGGGTGTATTGGCAGTATCAGTTGTCATATTGTCAATTGCCATCATTGCGACGCCGGATAAGCGCGTAGAGGCCAGTTCAGAAACATATCAGCAACTGAACCTGTTTGGTGACGTGTTTGCTAAAATCCGCGAAGACTATGTAGAGGAAGTCGATGACGCAGAGCTTATTGAAGCAGCCATTAACGGCATGCTTAGTTCTCTGGATCCGCATTCAAGCTACCTGAATCCGAAAAATTATGACGGCATGAAAGTTCAGACCCGCGGTAAATTTGGCGGTTTGGGCATCGAAGTCACTATGGAAAATGGCCTGGTAAAAGTCGTCTCCCCCATTGACGACACACCCGCATCAAAAGCGGGGATCAAGGCGGGCGACTATATTACGCATTTGGACGGTGAAGCTGTTATGGGCCTGACGCTTTCCGAAGCTGTTGAAAGGATGCGCGGATTGGTCGATACGGATCTTGCGCTGACCGTTCGCCGGGAAGGCGAAAAAGAACCACTCGAAATTGTAATCACACGAGCCATCATTACAGTACAATCAGTTCGCGGACGTGTGGAGGATGAAGATATTCTGTATGTCCGTGTCTCGAGCTTTACCGAGCAAACGGACAAAGGCCTGCGCAAAGCTGTGCAAAAACTAAAAGACGAAGCTGGTGGGGACTTTAAGGGAATAGTCTTGGATTTGAGAAATAACCCAGGTGGGTTGCTAGATCAGGCTATTGCCGTCTCCGATGCTTTTCTTGAAAAAGGTGAAATTGTCTCCACAAGGGGTCGCGATGCAAATGACGCCCAGCGCTATAATGCAAAATCTGACGATATTGCCGAAGGAAAACCGGTCATTGTTTTGATTAATGGTGGCTCGGCGAGCGCATCGGAAATCGTTGCGGGCGCATTGCAAGATCACGGCCGTGCGGTAATTCTTGGTACTAAAAGCTTTGGTAAAGGGTCCGTTCAAACAATTGTTCCCTTGCAAGGTAAGGGGGCAATGCGGATGACAACGGCCCGGTACTATACACCCTCCGGGACCTCTATCCAGGCCAAAGGAATTACACCGGATATTGAGGTTGAACAAGCTAAGCTGGAAGTTCTGAAGCAAAATGGGCGCCGGGCAGAAGCCGATCTTCGGAACCACCTTGAAAATGGCAATGAAGGTGACGCCAAAACCGATCCAGCCGCCAACGCAAATGACGCACCAGCTGAAAATCTGGATTACCAGTTATTGCGGGCGAAGGATTTGTTAAAAGGCGTCTGGCTATTTGCTACAAAAGATGCCAAAAAAGGATAA
- a CDS encoding murein hydrolase activator EnvC family protein, translated as MTINVLRPSFSCFTRNGLFSAVSLYLCLMCLLLAPTISIANTTQDDLKALQKALASSSNRNETFTRQLNNLDAEIIGLKAKLVTAAKTLTSLDQNLVDVEQRLADIKQVEDDTLDDLSKRNEELAATLSALVNLSRQPEGTIIGNPTGLIDSLRTSALLRNIIPTLKDDADQLAQQLKALENLRADYSREKAEFENLRKIRLIEQKSLDQLIAAKKSAQSKLAGVRNKEQKRLNELTANVRSTTALMEKLAQDRRKAKAAEEKRLQQEISRKEAELKKQREKADALAKAEKQQTPEAAVAASEPVEKKQVIKEKPVQVARAGIGKRFREAKGTLPLPVGGRIVSNYNESKKAGQQKGIVIESRPEAAVISPFDGQIAFAGPFRHYGLLLIIDHGDGFHTLLAGLGSIEGAVGQLLLAGEPVGQMKKSSKEKPKLYMELRSKGSPINPGPWLMANNRKVSG; from the coding sequence ATGACTATAAACGTGCTGCGTCCTAGTTTCAGCTGTTTTACACGTAACGGCTTGTTTTCTGCCGTTTCATTGTATTTATGCCTTATGTGCCTGCTACTGGCGCCAACCATCAGTATAGCCAACACGACCCAAGATGATTTGAAAGCGTTACAAAAAGCTCTCGCATCATCTTCCAATCGAAACGAGACCTTTACCCGCCAATTGAATAACCTGGATGCCGAAATTATTGGCTTGAAAGCAAAGTTGGTTACCGCCGCGAAGACGCTCACATCCCTTGATCAGAACCTGGTAGATGTGGAACAGCGACTAGCGGACATCAAACAGGTCGAAGATGATACACTTGACGATTTATCAAAGCGAAATGAAGAATTGGCCGCAACTCTATCAGCCCTGGTCAATTTAAGTCGGCAGCCTGAAGGGACAATAATTGGAAACCCGACCGGCCTGATTGATAGCCTGCGTACTTCCGCACTCCTTCGCAATATTATTCCAACTCTCAAAGACGATGCAGATCAGCTTGCGCAGCAACTGAAAGCGTTGGAGAACCTCCGTGCAGATTATTCTCGAGAGAAAGCCGAGTTTGAAAATCTAAGGAAAATCAGACTAATTGAGCAAAAATCCCTCGACCAATTGATCGCGGCAAAGAAATCAGCGCAAAGCAAACTTGCGGGTGTTCGTAACAAGGAACAGAAACGCCTGAACGAACTGACGGCGAATGTCCGTAGCACAACGGCGTTAATGGAAAAATTGGCGCAGGATCGGCGAAAAGCCAAGGCTGCGGAAGAAAAACGACTGCAGCAGGAAATCTCCCGCAAAGAAGCAGAGCTGAAAAAGCAAAGAGAAAAAGCAGATGCATTGGCGAAAGCCGAAAAACAGCAGACCCCGGAAGCGGCCGTTGCTGCTTCAGAACCTGTTGAAAAGAAACAAGTAATCAAGGAAAAGCCTGTTCAGGTGGCGCGAGCGGGAATTGGTAAGCGGTTTCGCGAAGCGAAAGGCACACTTCCTTTACCTGTTGGCGGTAGGATAGTTTCAAACTACAATGAATCCAAGAAAGCAGGACAGCAAAAAGGGATCGTAATTGAGAGCAGACCGGAGGCCGCCGTTATTTCTCCATTTGATGGACAGATTGCCTTCGCAGGGCCTTTTCGACATTACGGCCTGTTACTGATCATTGATCATGGAGATGGATTTCATACGCTGTTGGCGGGATTAGGATCTATTGAAGGCGCTGTCGGACAACTTCTTCTTGCAGGAGAGCCGGTAGGGCAAATGAAAAAAAGTAGTAAAGAGAAACCAAAACTCTATATGGAACTTAGGAGTAAAGGTTCGCCTATCAATCCAGGGCCCTGGTTAATGGCGAACAATAGAAAGGTAAGCGGATAA